The sequence AGAACGGCGATGCTCCGGCAGCGGCAGTGAAGACACCGCAGCGGAGGACGACGCTGCAGAGCCAGCTGAGCCGGTGCGAGGACGAGGACGGCAAGAAGGCAAGGGCGGCAGCGGATGCGATGAGTCCTGTGCAAGTAAGTGAGGCTTTGGTGCATTTTTTTAGAGCTTTTCCTCTTTTGATGCATTATCATTGCATTGCTTTGTTGTTTCATCTTGTGATGGCTAAGAAAGAAAGCTTTTGGCACACAAAGATGattgcaaaagaaaaagggggCAAAGGGAGCCCAAATTTATCTGATTGATCATTTGCCGTGTGACACTTTTTGTTTGAGATCTGAATTTCTCGTGCCTGTGTAAGGGGGAGCTTTTGGAACTGAATAATGAATGATGTGTGTGATTTTTCCGTGTGTTCATAACATAGCTGACATTTCTTGTACAGGATGGATTGTTGATAAGAAAACCACCAGGGATGAGTTTTCCGTCCAGAGGAAACACGCCTATGTCTGTTGAGCCAGTTGGTCACCTACACAACGGCGGCAGCTTTGATGCCGTCTCGGTTTCGGGTTCAGATGGAAGCTCAGGGAGATTTACCCCCAAAACCAGTGCAAGCATGCACAGCACGTTTCTTCAGGATAGTAGCAATGTGCTCTCTCCATTTGCCAACAACGGCACCCCGAGGAACCCATTGACCAGCTCCGGTGACTGGTCGGGAAGCTCAGCTCCTGATGCTAGCACGGATGGGTCAACCAGCAACTCTGGTGAGGCAGGGTTAAGAGGGGCCGAGGATGATGCGGAGAAGCTAAGAAGTGAGATAGCCACTTTAACACGGAAATTGGATGTCTCTGATATGGAGTTGCAGACACTCAGAAAGCAAATTGTGAAAGAGAATCGGCGTGGGCAAGATCTCTCCAAGGAAATGAGTAGCctgagggaggagagggatgCACTCAGAAGAGAATGCGAAGGACTCAGGGGGGCAAAGAAGATGATCCATGATGTCAATGGCTCAGGTAAACGGCTCTCAGACGGTGAAGACTCATGGTCACAGATTGAAGAGCTGAAGCAAGAGCTGAGTCATGAGAAGAATCTAAATGCAGATCTTCGTGTACAACTGCAAAAGATGCAGGAATCCAACTCTGAGCTGCTTCTGGCCGTGAAGGATCTTGATGAGATGCTGGAGCAAAAGAACAGAGAAATTTCCATTTTGCAAGAAGATACACGAGAGGATCCGCAGGAGGCAGAATATGAGCATGCCCTGTCAAATGTGCACAATTCTGGACACAAGATAGACTTATCTGAAACGAGCTCTGaacaagagaaagaagatgaGCTTATGCtggatgcattggcaaagaagCGTGATGACATCACTGCCTCGGaatttgaaaagaaaattcTTGAGTTGAGCAATGAAATTGAGCTGTACAAGAAGGACCGTGAGGATCTTGAGATGCAAATGGAGCAACTTGCACTTGATTATGAGATTCTGAAGCAAGAGAACCATGACATCTCTTCAAGGCTGGAGCAAACACAACTCAGGGAACAGCTAAGGATGCAGTATGAATGTTCAGCACATTTGTCTATAATAAATGATCTTGAGTCCAATGTTGAGAGCTTGGATAATGAACTCCAGGCACAGGCTAAAAAGTTTGAGGTTGATATAGCAGAAATAATGAGTGCAAAGGTGGAACAGGAGCAAAGGGCCATAAAGGCCGAAGAGTCTCTGAGGAAGATCAGATGGAACAATGCAACTACCGCTGAACGACTCCAGGAGGAATTCAAGATGTTGTCTTCGCAAGTATCTTCTGCTTTCAGTGCAAATGAACGGCAGCTTGTGCAAGCAAGAAAAGAGGCTGCAGAACTGCAATTGCAGAAGAGCCAATTGGAAGAGTTACTGCAAAAGGCCCAAGAAGAGCTTGGATCAGTTCAGGATCAACACCGGGTGAAGGTTCAGCAGTTGATAACCCTTGTGGATTTCAAGTCAAAGGAGACTGACAGGCTACTGACGGAGCTCAAAAGCAAGAGTGACGAGTTCCAGAATCAAAAAAGATCCGATGAGGCAAAGTTGAATGCCCTGTCAGAAGAAATCGAC is a genomic window of Phragmites australis chromosome 24, lpPhrAust1.1, whole genome shotgun sequence containing:
- the LOC133907412 gene encoding uncharacterized protein LOC133907412 isoform X1 translates to MFKSRWRGGGDRGKAKAVFKLQFHATQVPELGWEAMMVVVKPQDSGRPTARSERAEVADGACRWAAPIFEATKLPSGKDKIFQFLVYETGSSKAALLGEATVNLAEYADAFKPSAVTLPLKGSPGALLHVTIQRVVGGGGGCGDDASSENGDAPAAAVKTPQRRTTLQSQLSRCEDEDGKKARAAADAMSPVQDGLLIRKPPGMSFPSRGNTPMSVEPVGHLHNGGSFDAVSVSGSDGSSGRFTPKTSASMHSTFLQDSSNVLSPFANNGTPRNPLTSSGDWSGSSAPDASTDGSTSNSGEAGLRGAEDDAEKLRSEIATLTRKLDVSDMELQTLRKQIVKENRRGQDLSKEMSSLREERDALRRECEGLRGAKKMIHDVNGSGKRLSDGEDSWSQIEELKQELSHEKNLNADLRVQLQKMQESNSELLLAVKDLDEMLEQKNREISILQEDTREDPQEAEYEHALSNVHNSGHKIDLSETSSEQEKEDELMLDALAKKRDDITASEFEKKILELSNEIELYKKDREDLEMQMEQLALDYEILKQENHDISSRLEQTQLREQLRMQYECSAHLSIINDLESNVESLDNELQAQAKKFEVDIAEIMSAKVEQEQRAIKAEESLRKIRWNNATTAERLQEEFKMLSSQVSSAFSANERQLVQARKEAAELQLQKSQLEELLQKAQEELGSVQDQHRVKVQQLITLVDFKSKETDRLLTELKSKSDEFQNQKRSDEAKLNALSEEIDQLKVKIDRLSDERDDLFEKNEQKDKELAVNSENNMLLQDRTAEITLLNKEIALLKDQVKMHLEELHTLKRSKNEKEETIGKLQIDIGSLKLQCDNLKTSLSKKESEKDNLASQMLKLRRALENREGAKANGVTSHMKDNQHTNHKCVKHNTGTSGSSTALSGTDTHNTDGDCNGHGMRNAVTDQSAKELTSLKERNKAMEEELKELHERYSEISLRFAEVEGERQQLVMTVRSLKNSLR
- the LOC133907412 gene encoding uncharacterized protein LOC133907412 isoform X2, coding for MFKSRWRGGGDRGKAKAVFKLQFHATQVPELGWEAMMVVVKPQDSGRPTARSERAEVADGACRWAAPIFEATKLPSGKDKIFQFLVYETGSSKAALLGEATVNLAEYADAFKPSAVTLPLKGSPGALLHVTIQRVVGGGGGCGDDASENGDAPAAAVKTPQRRTTLQSQLSRCEDEDGKKARAAADAMSPVQDGLLIRKPPGMSFPSRGNTPMSVEPVGHLHNGGSFDAVSVSGSDGSSGRFTPKTSASMHSTFLQDSSNVLSPFANNGTPRNPLTSSGDWSGSSAPDASTDGSTSNSGEAGLRGAEDDAEKLRSEIATLTRKLDVSDMELQTLRKQIVKENRRGQDLSKEMSSLREERDALRRECEGLRGAKKMIHDVNGSGKRLSDGEDSWSQIEELKQELSHEKNLNADLRVQLQKMQESNSELLLAVKDLDEMLEQKNREISILQEDTREDPQEAEYEHALSNVHNSGHKIDLSETSSEQEKEDELMLDALAKKRDDITASEFEKKILELSNEIELYKKDREDLEMQMEQLALDYEILKQENHDISSRLEQTQLREQLRMQYECSAHLSIINDLESNVESLDNELQAQAKKFEVDIAEIMSAKVEQEQRAIKAEESLRKIRWNNATTAERLQEEFKMLSSQVSSAFSANERQLVQARKEAAELQLQKSQLEELLQKAQEELGSVQDQHRVKVQQLITLVDFKSKETDRLLTELKSKSDEFQNQKRSDEAKLNALSEEIDQLKVKIDRLSDERDDLFEKNEQKDKELAVNSENNMLLQDRTAEITLLNKEIALLKDQVKMHLEELHTLKRSKNEKEETIGKLQIDIGSLKLQCDNLKTSLSKKESEKDNLASQMLKLRRALENREGAKANGVTSHMKDNQHTNHKCVKHNTGTSGSSTALSGTDTHNTDGDCNGHGMRNAVTDQSAKELTSLKERNKAMEEELKELHERYSEISLRFAEVEGERQQLVMTVRSLKNSLR
- the LOC133907412 gene encoding uncharacterized protein LOC133907412 isoform X3 — its product is MSPVQDGLLIRKPPGMSFPSRGNTPMSVEPVGHLHNGGSFDAVSVSGSDGSSGRFTPKTSASMHSTFLQDSSNVLSPFANNGTPRNPLTSSGDWSGSSAPDASTDGSTSNSGEAGLRGAEDDAEKLRSEIATLTRKLDVSDMELQTLRKQIVKENRRGQDLSKEMSSLREERDALRRECEGLRGAKKMIHDVNGSGKRLSDGEDSWSQIEELKQELSHEKNLNADLRVQLQKMQESNSELLLAVKDLDEMLEQKNREISILQEDTREDPQEAEYEHALSNVHNSGHKIDLSETSSEQEKEDELMLDALAKKRDDITASEFEKKILELSNEIELYKKDREDLEMQMEQLALDYEILKQENHDISSRLEQTQLREQLRMQYECSAHLSIINDLESNVESLDNELQAQAKKFEVDIAEIMSAKVEQEQRAIKAEESLRKIRWNNATTAERLQEEFKMLSSQVSSAFSANERQLVQARKEAAELQLQKSQLEELLQKAQEELGSVQDQHRVKVQQLITLVDFKSKETDRLLTELKSKSDEFQNQKRSDEAKLNALSEEIDQLKVKIDRLSDERDDLFEKNEQKDKELAVNSENNMLLQDRTAEITLLNKEIALLKDQVKMHLEELHTLKRSKNEKEETIGKLQIDIGSLKLQCDNLKTSLSKKESEKDNLASQMLKLRRALENREGAKANGVTSHMKDNQHTNHKCVKHNTGTSGSSTALSGTDTHNTDGDCNGHGMRNAVTDQSAKELTSLKERNKAMEEELKELHERYSEISLRFAEVEGERQQLVMTVRSLKNSLR